From a region of the Zingiber officinale cultivar Zhangliang chromosome 4B, Zo_v1.1, whole genome shotgun sequence genome:
- the LOC121974532 gene encoding NADH dehydrogenase [ubiquinone] iron-sulfur protein 6, mitochondrial-like: protein MATRNLPGLLKTLNPFRYPSRARAFNSLVSEHTTKWMQDMSKKSPMELINEVPPIKVEGRIVACEGASNPALGHPIEFICLDLETPAVCKYCGLRYVQDHHHH, encoded by the exons ATGGCGACGCGAAACCTTCCCGGCCTCTTGAAAACCCTAAATCCCTTCCGCTATCCTTCGAGGGCGAGGGCGTTCAATTCTCTCGTCAGCGAGCACACTACCAAATGGATGCAG GATATGAGCAAGAAATCACCGATGGAGTTGATCAACGAAGTGCCTCCAATTAAAGTTGAAGGGCGCATTGTTGCTTGTGAAGGAG CTAGTAATCCTGCCCTCGGCCATCCAATAGAGTTTATTTGCCTTGACCTGGAAACACCTGCTGTCTGCAAATACTGTGGTCTTCGTTATGTTCAAGACCATCATCATCACTAA
- the LOC121974533 gene encoding DNA-directed RNA polymerases II, IV and V subunit 8B-like produces the protein MVELLFEDIFTLTKIDPDGKKFDKVSRIEARSEQFDMFMHLDVNTEIYPLHVGDKFTMVLSPTLNLDGTPDTGYFLQGNRKSLADKFEYVMHGKLYKISEEASGGQNIKVEIYASFGGLLMMLKGDPSNAAQFELDQRVFLLIRKV, from the exons ATGGTTGAGCTTCTCTTTGAAGACATCTTTACTTTGACAAAAATAGACCCAGATGGTAAAAAGTTTGATAAAG TTTCTCGGATAGAAGCACGCAGTGAGCAGTTTGATATGTTCATGCATCTAGATGTGAACACTGAAATTTATCCACTCCATGTTGGAGATAAGTTCACAATGGTTCTATCTCCAACACTCAATCTGGATGGAACTCCCGACACTGGTTACTTCTTGCAG GGTAACAGAAAATCACTTGCCGACAAATTTGAGTATGTGATGCACGGGAAGCTATACAAAATCTCAGAGGAAGCTTCAGGCGGACAGAATATTAAAGT AGAAATATATGCATCGTTCGGAGGACTGCTTATGATGCTCAAGGGCGACCCCTCCAATGCCGCTCAATTCGAGTTGGATCAGAGAGTCTTTCTTCTGATAAGAAAAGTGTAA